One window from the genome of Calditrichota bacterium encodes:
- a CDS encoding nucleotide exchange factor GrpE: MQNAEDKNVYSIPIDYDQEHEHNESDPPRSDQEIDSDSGQAAESGDSQKPAGMSKPVDGYDARTQGRPASRQDIQLDECLHMLKRLKAEFDNYRKRVQKEREEVYDYVRGDVFKTLLPILDDMERLLNSDASEQSLRQGMEMIYKNLLSTLQAHGLESFSDEGSTFDPNVHEAVSVEETGDHMDGKVLDTWLKGYRYKGKLLRPAKVKVGQKK, from the coding sequence ATGCAAAACGCAGAGGATAAAAATGTGTATTCGATTCCGATCGACTATGATCAGGAACACGAACATAACGAATCGGATCCACCGCGATCCGATCAGGAAATAGATTCGGATTCTGGGCAAGCCGCAGAGTCCGGGGACTCTCAGAAACCTGCCGGGATGTCGAAGCCAGTGGATGGGTACGATGCGAGGACTCAGGGACGACCTGCATCCCGGCAGGATATTCAACTGGATGAATGCCTTCACATGCTCAAGCGGTTGAAGGCGGAATTCGACAATTACCGAAAACGCGTCCAAAAGGAACGGGAAGAGGTTTATGATTATGTCCGCGGGGATGTGTTCAAAACCCTGCTTCCCATTCTTGACGATATGGAGCGCCTGTTAAACTCTGACGCCTCGGAACAATCCCTGCGTCAGGGAATGGAGATGATCTACAAAAATCTCTTGTCAACGCTTCAGGCGCACGGATTGGAATCCTTCAGCGACGAGGGCAGCACATTTGATCCCAATGTGCATGAAGCCGTCTCTGTGGAAGAAACCGGTGATCACATGGATGGAAAGGTTCTGGATACCTGGTTGAAAGGGTACCGTTACAAAGGGAAACTTCTTCGTCCGGCAAAAGTCAAAGTGGGTCAGAAAAAATAG
- a CDS encoding DnaJ domain-containing protein encodes MALDDFYLILGIDRNADQATIKKAFRQLAKKYHPDKGKEGDEEKLKRVNEAYSILSDQKKRADYDKRLEQEEYERTGRVEPAVPWNLNWGLDEFFSDFWKSPFQTGDQGDYELEFDVFLDSGKANREKEFEIKFSIPIACSACGGTGWTRSGVCSLCWGRGYLLKDVSLTVHVPEQVHEGLIQWVTYSDDRGNDYGIRIIYHIE; translated from the coding sequence ATGGCTTTGGACGATTTCTATTTGATCCTGGGGATTGATCGAAATGCCGATCAGGCCACGATTAAAAAAGCCTTTCGGCAGCTGGCCAAAAAATACCACCCCGATAAGGGAAAAGAAGGGGATGAAGAAAAACTGAAACGTGTCAATGAAGCCTATTCGATCCTCTCTGACCAGAAGAAACGGGCGGATTACGATAAACGTTTGGAGCAAGAAGAATACGAGCGGACCGGGAGGGTTGAGCCGGCGGTACCCTGGAATTTAAACTGGGGTCTTGATGAGTTTTTTAGTGATTTCTGGAAATCTCCCTTTCAGACAGGAGATCAGGGGGATTACGAACTGGAATTTGATGTGTTTCTCGATTCCGGAAAAGCAAACCGTGAAAAGGAATTTGAAATCAAATTTTCAATCCCGATTGCGTGTTCGGCCTGCGGGGGAACCGGATGGACGCGATCCGGTGTGTGTTCTCTGTGTTGGGGACGGGGATATCTGTTGAAAGATGTTTCGCTAACCGTGCACGTTCCTGAGCAGGTGCATGAGGGATTGATTCAATGGGTAACCTATTCGGATGATCGGGGAAATGATTACGGGATTCGGATTATTTATCATATCGAATAA